The following proteins are co-located in the Microplitis demolitor isolate Queensland-Clemson2020A chromosome 3, iyMicDemo2.1a, whole genome shotgun sequence genome:
- the LOC103572277 gene encoding rab-like protein 3 isoform X2 — translation MAAIDKVKIIVVGDSGVGKTSLSHLICEQKPIRNPSWTVGCTVEVKLHEYKEGTPNQKTYFIELWDIGGSQSHQNTRHVFYNPTHGIILVHDLSNRKSQQNLQKWLQEVLSKEGNGSGVGRHKSFDDFDPEKFVPILVVGTKSDLIESKSNLHRRSSTIAEECGADEIFVDCLQVRSLAAGTTSSVKLSRFFDKVIERRYYLNRDINSPEKRRLQAYTSSYPQKTYHND, via the exons ATGGCAGCTattgataaagtaaaaataattgttgttgGTGATTCtg gtGTAGGAAAAACATCATTATCGCATTTAATATGTGAACAGAAACCAATACGTAATCCGTCATGGACTGTTGGTTGTACCGTAGAAGTTAAATTACATGAATATAAAGAAGGTACACCCAATCAAAagacttattttattgaactatGGGACATTGGTGGCAGTCAAAGTCATCAGAATACAAGAcatgttttttataatccaACTCatg GAATTATTTTAGTCCACGATCTATCAAACAGAAAGTCACAGCAAAATTTACAGAAATGGCTCCAAGAAGTATTGAGTAAAGAGGGAAATGGAAGTGGAGTAGGACGACATAAAAGCTTTGATGATTTTGATCCTGAAAAATTT GTTCCAATACTAGTCGTTGGTACAAAGTCAGATTTAATTGAATCAAAATCGAATTTGCATAGAAGATCATCGACGATTGCTGAAGAGTGTGGTGCTGATGAAATATTTGTT gaTTGTCTTCAAGTGAGGTCATTAGCTGCCGGCACCACATCATCTGTTAAGCTGAGTAGATTTTTTGACAAAGTTATTGAAAGACGTTATTATCTCAATCGTGATATTAATAGTCCAGAGAAACGT
- the LOC103572277 gene encoding rab-like protein 3 isoform X1 encodes MAAIDKVKIIVVGDSGVGKTSLSHLICEQKPIRNPSWTVGCTVEVKLHEYKEGTPNQKTYFIELWDIGGSQSHQNTRHVFYNPTHGIILVHDLSNRKSQQNLQKWLQEVLSKEGNGSGVGRHKSFDDFDPEKFVGSTQVPILVVGTKSDLIESKSNLHRRSSTIAEECGADEIFVDCLQVRSLAAGTTSSVKLSRFFDKVIERRYYLNRDINSPEKRRLQAYTSSYPQKTYHND; translated from the exons ATGGCAGCTattgataaagtaaaaataattgttgttgGTGATTCtg gtGTAGGAAAAACATCATTATCGCATTTAATATGTGAACAGAAACCAATACGTAATCCGTCATGGACTGTTGGTTGTACCGTAGAAGTTAAATTACATGAATATAAAGAAGGTACACCCAATCAAAagacttattttattgaactatGGGACATTGGTGGCAGTCAAAGTCATCAGAATACAAGAcatgttttttataatccaACTCatg GAATTATTTTAGTCCACGATCTATCAAACAGAAAGTCACAGCAAAATTTACAGAAATGGCTCCAAGAAGTATTGAGTAAAGAGGGAAATGGAAGTGGAGTAGGACGACATAAAAGCTTTGATGATTTTGATCCTGAAAAATTTGTAGGCTCTACCCaa GTTCCAATACTAGTCGTTGGTACAAAGTCAGATTTAATTGAATCAAAATCGAATTTGCATAGAAGATCATCGACGATTGCTGAAGAGTGTGGTGCTGATGAAATATTTGTT gaTTGTCTTCAAGTGAGGTCATTAGCTGCCGGCACCACATCATCTGTTAAGCTGAGTAGATTTTTTGACAAAGTTATTGAAAGACGTTATTATCTCAATCGTGATATTAATAGTCCAGAGAAACGT